The following coding sequences lie in one Leishmania panamensis strain MHOM/PA/94/PSC-1 chromosome 19 sequence genomic window:
- a CDS encoding hypothetical protein (TriTrypDB/GeneDB-style sysID: LpmP.19.0310) yields the protein MKKQIKWKAHKGVVLCADWSRMSGMIVTGGEDGVYKVWDPHGCSIFVSAAGEHPITSVRFAADGESFAVGSFMNVRVCDKTGWSHSYERTTEGSAMALDWMPDGTQMILGNGTGALSIAQIVDRKVSWGPYSVTLLDSRRLTVQDVVKDTVQEIELADKVIKVELGCGYLVVCTTTQCCCYSMDRLNAPVQFDLRDPVISIILGLRQFLLADCSQGLQVFSYEGRQISVLRLQVALKPDIMTINLLSLSPDTVAMRDPADASHILFFDVSSGKLFDDASVAHHLDIVSVHLSQSGSLHDRKIAFIDRNNDLYFGPVHTKLGFHKLSTMTTSVSWHDAHETLVAIADGHFATWYYPSTIFTDRDLLSLTKTVRDDGHAEFTRNDRITHFHHTRVLVRRGGDGALLTLPVSPYPVMIFQLVTQKNNWEGATRLARFLKDQLLWAVLTALALRAGELNVAEIGYGALSDLAKVRYIHYIKGIPTPEARQAELALLQHRPAEAERILLQAGLVYRCIDMCTRLFRWERALEIAKERKTHLDTVLGRRERYLQEVSQKETLAPFKDLSGKVKIDWAVIEEKVKQEAAKELERPNARPYA from the coding sequence ATGAAGAAGCAGATCAAGTGGAAGGCGCACAAAGGTGTCGTACTGTGCGCGGACTGGTCGCGCATGAGCGGCATGATCGTGACGGGTGGCGAGGACGGCGTGTATAAGGTGTGGGACCCGCATGGCTGCAGCATCTTTGTCTCTGCCGCTGGCGAGCACCCCATCACATCTGTGCGCTTTGCCGCAGATGGCGAGAGCTTCGCTGTCGGCTCCTTCATgaacgtgcgcgtgtgtgacAAGACTGGCTGGAGCCACTCGTACGAGCGCACCACCGAGGGCAGCGCAATGGCACTAGACTGGATGCCAGATGGCACGCAGATGATTCTCGGCAACGGCACTGGTGCGCTTAGCATTGCCCAGATTGTTGACCGCAAGGTGAGCTGGGGCCCGTACAGCGTCACCCTTCTCGATAGCCGACGGCTTACCGTGCAGGATGTGGTCAAGGACACAGTGCAGGAGATTGAGTTAGCAGACAAGGTCATCAAGGTAGAGCTGGGCTGCGGCTACCTGGTCGTGTGCACAACGacacagtgctgctgctactccaTGGACCGCTTGAACGCACCTGTGCAGTTTGACTTGCGCGACCCCGTCATCTCGATCATTCTGGGACTACGCCAGTTCCTGCTGGCCGACTGCAGTCAAGGGCTGCAAGTGTTCTCGTACGAGGGCCGCCAGATCAGCGTGCTGCGTCTGCAGGTCGCTCTGAAGCCGGATATAATGACGATAAACCTGCTCTCGCTGTCCCCGGACACGGTTGCGATGCGTGACCCGGCCGACGCCAGTCACATCCTCTTCTTCGACGTCAGCAGTGGCAAACTCTTCGACGACGCCTCCGTAGCCCACCATCTCGACATCGTGTCGGTTCACCTCTCGCAGTCGGGCTCCCTACACGACCGCAAGATCGCTTTCATTGACCGCAACAACGACTTGTATTTTGGCCCAGTGCACACCAAGCTTGGCTTCCATAAGCTGTCAACGATGACGACCAGCGTATCATGGCACGACGCCCACGAGAccctcgtcgccatcgccgacgGTCACTTCGCAACGTGGTACTACCCCTCCACCATCTTCACTGATCGCGACTTGCTGTCACTCACCAAGACCGTGCGTGATGACGGCCATGCCGAGTTCACGCGGAACGACCGCATCACGCATTTCCATCACACCCGCGTCctggtgcggcgcggcggcgacggcgctctgctgacgctgccTGTCTCACCGTACCCAGTGATGATCTTCCAGCTTGTCACGCAGAAGAACAACTGGGAAGGCGCCACCCGACTTGCGCGGTTCCTAAAGGACCAACTACTGTGGGCGGTGCTGACCGCGCTAGCGCTGCGAGCCGGCGAGCTGAACGTGGCCGAGATCGGCTACGGTGCTCTCAGCGACTTGGCCAAGGTGCGGTACATTCATTACATCAAGGGCATCCCGACTCCGGAGGCGCGACAGGCGGAGCTTGCActgctccagcaccgccctgccgaggcggagcgcaTCTTGCTGCAGGCCGGCCTCGTCTATCGCTGCATCGACATGTGCACGCGTCTGTTCAGGTGGGAGCGGGCGTTGGAGATTGCAAAGGAGCGCAAGACGCACCTGGACACGGTGCTGGGCCGCCGGGAGCGCTACTTGCAGGAGGTCTCGCAGAAGGAGACGCTTGCCCCGTTCAAGGATCTGTCCGGCAAGGTGAAGATCGACTGGGCAGTGATtgaggagaaggtgaagcagGAGGCCGCCAAGGAGTTGGAGCGGCCAAATGCAAGGCCGTACGCGTAG
- a CDS encoding membrane protein, putative (TriTrypDB/GeneDB-style sysID: LpmP.19.0290), which yields MDTRKSTSLLDGFLSSLSMILVSEIGDKTFFIACLMAMRHPKLTVYIGALGALAAMTVLSALMGVVVPNLLSVQVTQMLAVVLFMVFGGKILYDELIRRKANDEESEDEMSEAAAALRRRDPNDPAETGSVASSTYMSVPARRWRTLLNPVMVEAFTLTFVAEWGDRSQLATIALAAAKSPYGVTVGGILGHAICTGGAVLCGNLIAQRVSMKTVNVLGGVLFIIFGLVTFYELANGEHEITKTHELPEKMQ from the coding sequence ATGGACACCCGCAAGTCGACGAGCCTGCTTGATGGCTTCCTGTCGTCGCTGTCCATGATTCTTGTGAGCGAGATTGGGGACAAGACCTTCTTCATCGCGTGTCTCATGGCGATGCGTCACCCAAAGCTGACGGTATACATTGGCGCGCTCGGTGCCCTCGCTGCAATGACGGTATTGTCGGCACTGATGGGCGTAGTGGTGCCAAACCTGCTCTCTGTACAGGTGACACAGATGTTGGCTGTGGTGCTCTTTATGGTGTTCGGCGGCAAGATTCTTTACGACGAGCTGATTCGAAGGAAGGCTAAtgacgaagagagcgaggacgAGATGTCggaggctgcagcggcttTGCGCCGTCGCGACCCGAACGATCCGGCCGAGACCGGTAGCGTGGCGTCGTCCACCTACATGAGCGTGCCGGCTCGTCGCTGGCGCACGCTGCTGAACCCTGTCATGGTAGAGGCGTTCACGCTAACCTTCGTTGCCGAATGGGGAGACCGTAGCCAGCTGGCCACCATTGCGTTGGCCGCCGCGAAGAGCCCGTACGGCGTCACCGTCGGCGGTATTCTCGGCCACGCCATCtgcaccggcggcgctgttcTGTGCGGTAACCTCATCGCACAACGCGTGTCCATGAAGACAGTGAACGTTCTTGGTGGCGTGCTCTTCATCATCTTCGGTCTTGTAACCTTTTACGAGCTGGCGAATGGAGAGCATGAGATCACCAAGACCCACGAGCTCCCCGAGAAGATGCAGTAG
- a CDS encoding hypothetical protein (TriTrypDB/GeneDB-style sysID: LpmP.19.0320) gives MIGGEHKKERFSERLSMAQNQPKNRGYLPGTHLKTGGYGTSILMGNWSEERFDAGYYDGKALVASSLRTPWSTTYREMVQNVATPAGFSASASGAAPCDRTQFSQETFMAIEDHTESSYPAHQPHLDPAWQETLQSTHQSTFKTTYIHPNVRRQEVKAYVPPVLGGKPSSQSTGVLLRLRRQLELAQESPDGTAGTCAVVSAFPGNVICSLRKALADACTDPNGYINAEELLEGFAAAGVTAVPAECVALLRYFDHEGSQTAPYVAIVDAVRGEMNSRRADLVESAYGLLRTLSTDGVVRLDKLVEWVDVEQLPAVQSGSVSADAARTTFAAQWDARKPTTHITQARFADFFADVSFEIPLDNMFELVLRNIWHMSGGRGSCENTSCRRVEVVHTNGRVTKDEIKNDLLIKDTGDEAALESLLRANLAKQGIKDVKSVRVASPA, from the coding sequence ATGATAGGAGGAGAGCACAAGAAGGAGCGGTTCAGCGAGCGCCTGTCCATGGCCCAGAACCAGCCCAAGAACCGCGGCTACCTCCCGGGGACGCATCTTAAGACGGGCGGCTATGGCACCAGTATACTAATGGGCAACTGGAGTGAGGAGCGCTTCGACGCAGGGTACTACGACGGCAAGGCGCTTGTCGCATCCAGTCTGCGCACGCCGTGGAGCACAACGTACCGTGAGATGGTGCAGAACGTCGCGACACCGGCCGGCTTCAGTGCCTCCGCGTCCGGCGCCGCCCCGTGCGATCGCACACAATTCTCTCAGGAGACTTTCATGGCCATTGAGGACCATACGGAGAGCTCGTACCCGGCCCACCAGCCCCACCTAGACCCCGCATGGCAGGAAACCCTACAGAGTACCCATCAGAGTACCTTCAAGACCACCTACATCCACCCCAATGTGCGGCGgcaggaggtgaaggcgtACGTGCCGCCAGTGCTGGGCGGCAAACCGTCGTCGCAGTCCACCGGTGTGCTGTTACGCCTTCGACGGCAACTAGAACTGGCACAGGAGTCGCCGGATGGCACTGCCGGGACATGTGCTGTCGTCAGTGCCTTTCCGGGCAACGTAATCTGCTCCCTCCGCAAGGCGTTGGCCGATGCGTGCACTGACCCCAACGGCTACATCAAtgccgaggagctgctggagggtttcgccgctgccggtgtcaCCGCCGTCCCCGCTGAGtgcgtggcgctgttgcgctACTTTGACCACGAGGGCAGTCAGACGGCGCCGTACGTAGCAATCGTTGATGCTGTTCGAGGAGAGATGAACAGCCGCCGGGCCGACCTTGTTGAAAGTGCCTATGGCCTCCTGCGCACTCTGAGCACTGACGGCGTTGTCCGTCTCGATAAGCTGGTTGAGTGGGTTGACGTAGAGCAGCTGCCGGCAGTGCAGTCGGGCTCCGTGAGTGCGGATGCAGCACGCACCACCTTCGCCGCCCAGTGGGATGCCCGTAAGCCAACAACGCACATCACGCAGGCTCGCTTCGCCGACTTCTTCGCCGATGTATCCTTTGAGATTCCACTGGACAACATGTTcgagctggtgctgcgtaACATCTGGCATATGAGCGGCGGCCGTGGCAGCTGCGAAAACACGTCCTGCAGACGAGTGGAGGTGGTTCACACGAACGGGCGAGTGACCAAGGACGAGATCAAGAACGACCTGCTCATAAAGGACACAGGCGAC
- a CDS encoding intraflagellar transport protein component, putative (TriTrypDB/GeneDB-style sysID: LpmP.19.0300) has product MTEITAANRGKVNEMWLNAAADGKSEAAAAPPPTQHTKLCFNTCRQEQYHPNKGYRHLARKLRQGGTVDMNKEDITLDRLSANDIVLFPAPQTPFSEGDIKVIRQYVEGGGSVMILLGDGHGGQYSYLNKALEDWTGITINEDCVVRTVLHRYLHPKEVRVTNGITNRAINKAAGKNVFGAVGGLPRSAFGGGAGSAVAKGTTSTMGLGSTLTTLNRTLGGGQATNATLLAQGPPAGGTVAMAGEEAEQEATSLVFVYPYGLTFNVQRPAIPLLSSGFMAYPLNRPIAAAWECPKVVEHLGRQKQGRLLLIGTAQLFDDAWIEKEENSALASVLFDYLNHRLKLNQIDADEPDITDYHHLPDTASLSERLRVAVEQHEELPRDFTQLFELDSFKIDTDKIPDVVDTYSKLSVKVEPLTLIPPEFQTPLPPVKPAVFEAIHRDPPAPGLDLFDLDEEFAPERVRLSQLTNKCKADDVEYYILQAAEVMGVTKKLRSPRNRDPRALLDYVFRQVVDYKKVNNGPVASQEARLGGTTGEAGADNAAAAAAAQNMMRVIRVSNDGTGDATPFDENPRWSLYLEADFAKGTIEGHLQLLRDSSRFGAQEARIEGDIKPPGEREYPMEWGVVLDAVNGEQIIYVFLAVIQGNQLRGVCEQGGSGGGNTRNFLYTLEEL; this is encoded by the coding sequence ATGACTGAGATAACCGCTGCCAACCGCGGTAAAGTGAACGAGATGTGGCTGAACGCGGCTGCCGACGGGAAGAgcgaagctgccgccgcgccaccaccgacgcAGCACACGAAGCTGTGCTTCAACACATGCCGCCAGGAGCAGTATCACCCAAACAAGGGGTACCGGCACCTCGCGCGAAAACTGCGGCAAGGCGGCACGGTAGACATGAACAAGGAGGATATCACGCTGGACCGCTTGAGCGCCAACGACATCGTCCTCTTCCCTGCGCCACAGACGCCCTTCTCCGAGGGGGACATCAAGGTAATTCGGCAGTACGTGGAGGGCGGTGGTTCTGTCATGATCCTCCTAGGCGACGGCCACGGGGGGCAGTACTCCTACCTCAATAAGGCTCTCGAGGACTGGACAGGGATTACCATCAACGAGGATTGCGTCGTGCGCACAGTGTTGCACCGCTACCTGCATCCTAAGGAGGTACGGGTGACCAATGGCATCACGAACCGCGCTATCAACAAGGCTGCTGGGAAGAACGTGTTCGGCGCTGTGGGCGGAttgccgcgcagcgccttcGGTGGCGGGGCGGGCAGTGCGGTGGCAAAGGGCACCACGTCCACCATGGGCCTCGGCTCTACACTTACGACGCTCAACCGTACGCTCGGTGGTGGGCAGGCAACAAATGCGACGCTACTCGCGCAGGGTCCCCCTGCGGGTGGCACGGTGGCCATGGCTGGCGAGGAGGCCGAGCAGGAGGCCACCAGTTTGGTCTTTGTGTATCCGTACGGCCTCACCTTCAACGTACAGCGACCTGCCATTccgctgctcagcagcggcttcaTGGCGTACCCGCTGAACCGCCCGATCGCGGCGGCGTGGGAGTGCCCAAAGGTGGTCGAGCACCTTGGCCGTCAGAAGCAGGGGAGGTTGCTGCTGATCGGAACGGCGCAACTCTTCGATGACGCCTGGAttgagaaagaggagaacagCGCGCTCGCCTCTGTCCTCTTTGACTACCTCAACCACAGGCTGAAGCTGAACCAGATCGACGCCGACGAACCGGATATTACAGACTATCATCACCTACCCGACACTGCCTCCCTTTCCGAACGGTTGCGCGTGGCTGTAGAGCAACACGAGGAGCTGCCCCGTGATTTTACGCAGCTGTTCGAGCTAGACTCATTCAAGATCGACACGGACAAAATACCGGATGTAGTGGACACTTACTCAAAGCTGTCAGTGAAGGTCGAGCCGCTGACACTAATCCCGCCAGAGTTCCAgacgccactgccaccggtGAAGCCCGCGGTTTTCGAGGCGATTCACCGCGACCCACCTGCTCCAGGCCTGGATCTCTTCGACCTGGACGAGGAGTTCGCGCCAGAGCGGGTGCGACTCAGCCAGCTCACGAATAAATGCAAGGCGGACGACGTGGAGTACTACATATtgcaggcggcggaggtgatgggAGTGACGAAGAAGCTGCGCAGCCCGCGCAACCGTGACCCGCGCGCGTTGCTCGACTACGTGTTCCGCCAGGTAGTAGACTATAAGAAAGTAAACAACGGCCCCGTCGCGTCGCAGGAGGCCAGACTTGGTGGCACCACCGGGGAGGCCGGGGCAGAtaacgccgctgccgctgccgctgctcagaACATGATGCGTGTGATTCGCGTCAGCAACGACGGCACCGGTGACGCAACCCCGTTCGATGAGAATCCTCGCTGGAGCCTCTATCTGGAGGCGGACTTTGCCAAGGGTACCATCGAGGGTCACCTTCAACTGCTGCGAGACTCGAGTCGCTTCGGTGCACAAGAGGCGCGTATCGAGGGCGACATCAAGCCACCAGGTGAGCGTGAGTACCCGATGGAATGGGGCGTCGTGCTAGACGCCGTCAATGGAGAGCAAATTATCTACGTGTTTTTAGCAGTCATTCAAGGCAACCAGTTGCGCGGCGTGTGTGAGCagggtggcagtggcggtggcaacaCCCGCAACTTCCTCTAtacgctggaggagctgtaG